A genomic segment from Streptomyces sp. NBC_00459 encodes:
- a CDS encoding ABC transporter substrate-binding protein encodes MRSSTLVRRRAVVAAAAVLPFVLGACSAGSLGSSEEDGGSISIKLLVDNAPDNLNAAKQLAKDFEVKNPKIRVSVETRPGGTEGDNLIKTRLQTDSMSDVFVYNVGSLFQQIDPTKTLTPITKDAYVSNLDASFLPQVTVGGQTYGVPLGSALGGGVLYNKKVYAKLGLTVPRTWADFIANSEKIKAAGIAPVIQTYQDTWTSQLLVLGDFHNVAAARPGFVKDYTANKAKFATDANAFKGFEHLQQIHDLKLQNSDYASATLVKGLQMLATGKGAQYPMLSTVIGAIKASNPAELDDIGFFALPGENAGTNGLTAWFPNALYVPRTTTGDKLAAVKKLLAFAASPAGCTAQAKASTPTGPYLVKGCTLPSDVPTITKDVAAYFTSGTQSPALEFLSPVKGPSLDQISVQVGSGITSAKTGASQYDKDTKKQAQQLGLRGW; translated from the coding sequence ATGAGGTCAAGCACTCTCGTCAGGAGAAGGGCTGTGGTGGCCGCAGCCGCTGTGCTGCCGTTCGTGCTCGGCGCGTGCAGCGCGGGTTCGCTCGGTTCGTCGGAGGAGGACGGGGGTTCGATCTCGATCAAGCTGTTGGTCGACAACGCGCCCGACAACCTGAACGCGGCCAAGCAGCTGGCGAAGGACTTTGAGGTGAAAAACCCGAAGATCAGGGTGAGCGTCGAGACGCGTCCGGGCGGGACCGAGGGCGACAACCTCATCAAGACGCGGCTGCAGACGGACAGCATGTCCGATGTCTTCGTCTACAACGTGGGATCACTGTTCCAGCAGATCGACCCGACGAAGACGCTCACGCCGATCACGAAGGACGCGTATGTCAGCAATCTCGACGCGTCGTTCCTCCCGCAGGTCACGGTGGGGGGCCAGACCTACGGTGTCCCGTTGGGCTCGGCTCTGGGCGGCGGTGTCCTCTACAACAAGAAGGTCTACGCCAAGCTCGGTCTGACGGTGCCCAGGACCTGGGCGGACTTCATCGCCAACAGCGAGAAGATCAAGGCCGCCGGTATCGCACCGGTCATCCAGACCTACCAGGACACCTGGACCTCCCAGCTTCTGGTCCTGGGGGACTTCCACAACGTGGCGGCGGCACGCCCGGGCTTCGTCAAGGACTACACAGCGAACAAGGCGAAGTTCGCCACCGACGCGAACGCGTTCAAGGGCTTCGAGCACCTGCAGCAGATCCACGACCTGAAGCTGCAGAACTCCGACTACGCGTCGGCCACGCTGGTCAAGGGCCTGCAGATGCTGGCCACCGGCAAGGGCGCCCAGTACCCGATGCTCTCCACCGTCATCGGCGCGATCAAGGCGAGCAACCCGGCCGAGCTCGACGACATCGGCTTCTTCGCGCTGCCGGGTGAGAACGCCGGCACCAACGGCCTGACGGCGTGGTTCCCCAACGCCCTCTACGTCCCCAGGACCACTACCGGCGACAAGCTCGCCGCGGTCAAGAAGCTCCTCGCGTTCGCCGCGAGCCCGGCCGGCTGCACCGCGCAGGCCAAGGCGTCGACACCGACCGGCCCGTACCTGGTCAAGGGCTGCACCCTGCCGTCGGACGTGCCGACGATCACCAAGGACGTCGCCGCGTACTTCACCAGCGGTACCCAGAGCCCGGCCCTGGAGTTCCTCTCCCCGGTGAAGGGCCCCAGCCTGGACCAGATCAGCGTCCAGGTCGGCTCCGGCATCACCAGCGCGAAGACGGGCGCGTCCCAGTACGACAAGGACACCAAGAAGCAGGCCCAGCAACTTGGCCTGCGCGGCTGGTAG
- a CDS encoding family 78 glycoside hydrolase catalytic domain, whose product MRRRTVLAATAGAVSLGAGVVGGGTSAAAQAPRGGEGGAVLGLTVEHRAHPLGVDASRPRFGWRMRSTARGRSQGAYRILVASSPEKLTAARADLWNSGRVRTSDSVAVRYAGKSLRASTRYHWTVTVWDAEDRLVGTASPSFFETGLMSTDGVGGWEGARWIGMKGKTPNSAGAPMLRKEKALRSAGPGRNRPRIREARLYVSALGVYVAYVNGRQVTVEQDDGSTIELLPPGSTNYDARVNYMTYDVTGLVTWEPDVTLAVVLGNGWYNGRISEGSTYYSADGNALAVKAKLLIRYADGTSQTVVTAPGGGWKATDNGPYRADDIYDGQTYDARRELPGWTAHGFDDSDWSDVERVPFDDRFPDSRLIAYPGETARFMPQWDRRPESVTVATGVTGQDGSRNGRGRIVIDPARTVTDPAKAASAPVTIGAGETVVFDLGQNMVGVARYSLRGPAGARAEFRFGEILNDDSAGADGPAGSLYRANLRSAKATSTYVLKGDRHGETHQDSLTFYGFRYVSVTATDTVTITGLTGRVATSAIRETGTLTTDDADINQLMSNIRWGQRGNYLWVPTDCPQRDERLGWTGDTQVFATTGLYNVDAGVFLSHFQDTVVDSQAIYGVDKAQFTGLAPTGRFNFPGGGSGWADAGVIVPWTVWQMTGDATVVGDNWPAMTRYLDWIHQQTGDTYAGQGSLTGDWLGPQKTSAQLMSDVYYGYSTRLMAQMARATGRTAEAAAYDRRFARIRQAFITKYLSTDGGTVTVRSSLGDASPIEPGSDPNQKTEDNSQTALLWVLKLGFYETEAQRRVLVGHLADNIGNDDAYKAAHPGSIRVRYAENTLSVGFLGVNVLAPVLTDEGRADLAYKLLHQDALPSWLFSVKNGATTVWERWNSYSQEDGFGPVGMNSFNHYAYGAIMEWMYAYMAGIARDPESPGFRHFLLQPHIDPTGGITQVLGVYESPYGEIRSEWQVTDGGRGLVYDVVVPANSEATLRLPAVTADSVREGRAPLARAEGVRFIGHTDGVYTCRLASGRYRVTARLR is encoded by the coding sequence GTGCGTCGTCGCACCGTGCTGGCCGCGACAGCCGGCGCCGTGTCGCTCGGGGCCGGTGTCGTCGGAGGTGGAACGAGCGCGGCGGCGCAGGCGCCCCGCGGTGGGGAGGGTGGCGCAGTGCTCGGACTGACCGTGGAACACCGCGCACATCCGCTGGGCGTCGACGCTTCCCGCCCACGCTTCGGCTGGCGCATGCGGTCGACGGCGCGCGGGCGGAGCCAGGGGGCGTACCGGATTCTCGTCGCGAGCTCCCCGGAGAAGCTGACCGCCGCCCGGGCGGACCTCTGGAACAGCGGCCGGGTCCGCACCTCCGATTCGGTGGCCGTCCGCTACGCGGGCAAGTCGCTGCGCGCGTCGACCCGTTACCACTGGACCGTCACCGTGTGGGACGCCGAAGACCGGCTGGTGGGCACCGCGTCCCCCTCCTTCTTCGAGACCGGCCTCATGAGCACCGACGGTGTCGGCGGCTGGGAGGGCGCGCGGTGGATCGGGATGAAGGGGAAGACCCCCAACTCGGCCGGGGCGCCGATGCTGCGGAAGGAGAAAGCCCTCAGGAGCGCCGGCCCCGGAAGGAACCGCCCGCGGATCCGTGAGGCGCGGCTGTACGTCTCGGCACTCGGGGTGTACGTCGCCTATGTGAACGGCAGGCAGGTGACCGTGGAGCAGGACGACGGTTCCACGATCGAGTTGCTGCCGCCCGGCTCGACGAACTACGACGCGCGCGTCAACTACATGACGTACGACGTCACCGGCCTCGTGACGTGGGAGCCGGACGTCACCCTCGCGGTCGTCCTGGGCAACGGCTGGTACAACGGCCGTATCTCCGAAGGCAGTACGTACTACTCGGCGGACGGCAACGCTCTCGCCGTCAAGGCCAAGCTGCTGATCCGGTACGCCGACGGAACGTCGCAGACGGTCGTCACCGCTCCGGGAGGCGGCTGGAAGGCCACCGACAACGGCCCCTATCGCGCCGACGACATCTACGACGGTCAGACCTATGACGCCCGCAGGGAGCTGCCGGGCTGGACGGCGCACGGATTCGACGACTCCGACTGGTCGGACGTGGAACGAGTCCCCTTCGACGACAGGTTCCCGGACTCGCGACTGATCGCCTATCCGGGCGAGACGGCACGCTTCATGCCCCAGTGGGACCGTCGACCGGAGTCGGTCACCGTCGCCACCGGGGTGACCGGACAGGACGGCAGCCGCAACGGCCGGGGCCGGATCGTCATCGACCCCGCCCGGACGGTGACCGACCCCGCGAAGGCGGCCTCCGCCCCGGTCACGATCGGCGCGGGTGAGACCGTCGTCTTCGACCTGGGCCAGAACATGGTCGGCGTGGCCCGCTACAGCCTGCGCGGACCGGCCGGAGCCAGGGCCGAGTTCAGGTTCGGCGAGATACTCAACGACGACAGCGCGGGCGCGGACGGTCCGGCGGGTTCCCTCTACCGGGCGAACCTCCGCAGCGCCAAGGCCACCAGCACCTACGTCCTGAAGGGCGACCGGCACGGCGAGACCCACCAGGACTCCCTGACCTTCTACGGCTTCCGCTACGTCTCCGTCACCGCGACGGACACCGTCACGATCACCGGCCTGACCGGCAGGGTCGCCACGTCCGCGATCCGCGAGACCGGCACCCTCACCACCGACGACGCCGACATCAACCAGCTGATGAGCAACATCCGTTGGGGTCAGCGCGGCAACTACCTCTGGGTGCCCACCGACTGCCCCCAGCGCGACGAACGCCTCGGCTGGACCGGCGACACCCAGGTCTTCGCCACGACCGGTCTGTACAACGTGGACGCCGGTGTCTTCCTCAGCCACTTCCAGGACACCGTCGTCGACTCCCAGGCCATCTACGGTGTGGACAAGGCGCAGTTCACCGGACTCGCCCCGACGGGACGGTTCAACTTCCCGGGCGGCGGCAGCGGTTGGGCCGACGCCGGTGTCATCGTGCCGTGGACCGTGTGGCAGATGACCGGCGACGCGACCGTCGTCGGGGACAACTGGCCCGCGATGACCCGCTACCTGGACTGGATCCACCAGCAGACCGGCGACACCTACGCCGGTCAGGGGTCCCTCACCGGCGACTGGCTGGGGCCGCAGAAGACCAGCGCCCAGCTGATGAGCGACGTCTACTACGGCTACAGCACCCGGCTGATGGCCCAGATGGCCCGCGCGACCGGCAGGACGGCGGAGGCGGCGGCGTACGACCGGCGCTTCGCCCGCATCCGGCAGGCGTTCATCACCAAGTACCTGAGCACCGACGGCGGCACGGTGACGGTCAGGTCCAGCCTCGGCGACGCCTCTCCGATCGAACCGGGCTCCGACCCGAACCAGAAGACGGAGGACAACAGCCAGACAGCGCTGCTGTGGGTGCTGAAGCTGGGCTTCTACGAGACGGAGGCCCAACGTCGGGTGCTCGTCGGGCACTTGGCGGACAACATCGGCAACGACGACGCGTACAAGGCGGCGCACCCCGGCAGCATCAGGGTCCGGTACGCGGAGAACACGCTGTCCGTCGGCTTCCTGGGCGTCAACGTCCTCGCCCCCGTCCTCACCGACGAGGGCCGCGCCGACCTGGCGTACAAGCTGTTGCACCAGGACGCGCTGCCGTCCTGGCTGTTCTCGGTGAAGAACGGCGCCACCACGGTCTGGGAGCGCTGGAACTCGTACTCGCAGGAGGACGGGTTCGGGCCGGTCGGGATGAACTCCTTCAACCACTACGCCTACGGCGCCATCATGGAGTGGATGTACGCCTACATGGCCGGCATCGCCCGCGACCCGGAGAGCCCCGGCTTCAGGCACTTCCTGCTGCAACCCCACATCGATCCCACGGGAGGGATCACCCAGGTCTTGGGGGTGTACGAGTCGCCGTACGGGGAGATCCGGAGCGAGTGGCAGGTCACGGACGGCGGCAGGGGCCTCGTGTACGACGTGGTGGTGCCCGCGAACAGCGAGGCGACCCTCCGGCTTCCTGCGGTGACGGCCGACTCGGTCCGCGAAGGACGTGCACCACTGGCGCGTGCGGAGGGCGTGCGCTTCATCGGTCACACCGACGGGGTGTACACCTGCCGGCTGGCGTCCGGCCGGTACCGCGTGACCGCCCGGCTGCGCTGA
- a CDS encoding LacI family DNA-binding transcriptional regulator — protein MEPPARRRRVTIVDVARHAQVSTTAVSKVLRNAYGASPEMRAKVRRAIDELGYRPNAGARSLRGQTYTIGVMLPDIRNPFFPDVLDGITDRLGDTEYQVLLGPGCNGEKEEARVTEAMLDHGMDGLILVAPVSPRSHLEHVASSVPTVVVGRHGSSPLYDTVVDDDVEGASLTVGHLVGLGHRRIAHIEHHETDPIRLVEMPNARRADGYRQAMRMFGLGEWIDVVSTTYTQEGGYRGAQELLARPVVPTAVFAGADIVAMGVLEAINEAGLTVPGDISVAGYDNTTFAALGPISLTSVDQAGHEIGRNAARLLLERLADRHKPTGQVRLSPTLVPRRTTNRPPE, from the coding sequence ATGGAGCCGCCAGCACGACGCCGTCGCGTCACGATCGTCGATGTCGCACGCCACGCGCAGGTGTCCACCACCGCGGTGTCCAAGGTGCTGCGCAACGCGTACGGGGCCAGCCCCGAGATGCGCGCGAAGGTGCGCCGCGCGATCGACGAACTCGGCTACCGGCCGAACGCGGGCGCCAGAAGTCTCCGCGGGCAGACGTACACCATCGGCGTGATGCTGCCCGACATCCGCAATCCCTTCTTCCCCGATGTGCTCGACGGCATCACCGACCGGCTGGGGGACACGGAGTACCAGGTGCTCCTGGGCCCCGGCTGCAACGGCGAGAAGGAGGAGGCGCGGGTCACCGAGGCGATGCTGGACCACGGCATGGACGGCCTCATCCTGGTCGCCCCGGTCTCACCCCGCAGCCACCTCGAACACGTCGCCTCCTCCGTGCCGACCGTGGTCGTCGGCCGGCACGGATCGTCTCCGCTGTACGACACGGTGGTCGACGACGATGTCGAGGGCGCATCCCTGACCGTCGGCCATCTCGTCGGTCTCGGGCATCGCCGCATCGCCCACATCGAGCATCACGAGACCGACCCGATACGCCTCGTGGAAATGCCCAACGCCCGCCGCGCAGACGGATACCGGCAGGCCATGCGGATGTTCGGGCTCGGGGAGTGGATCGATGTGGTCTCCACGACCTACACCCAGGAAGGCGGTTACCGGGGCGCGCAGGAGTTGCTGGCCCGACCCGTGGTTCCCACCGCCGTCTTCGCCGGGGCGGACATCGTGGCCATGGGCGTCCTGGAGGCGATCAACGAAGCCGGGCTCACTGTTCCCGGCGACATCTCGGTGGCCGGCTACGACAACACCACCTTCGCCGCGCTCGGCCCGATCTCGCTGACCAGCGTCGACCAGGCGGGCCACGAGATCGGCAGGAACGCCGCCCGCCTGCTCCTGGAGCGGCTCGCCGACCGGCACAAACCCACGGGCCAGGTCCGTCTGTCCCCCACTCTGGTGCCGCGCCGGACCACGAACCGGCCACCGGAGTAG
- a CDS encoding RICIN domain-containing protein, giving the protein MTSSHAEGILLRIHRRRRRPVLAAMLAATLAVIGLLAAGRAQALSGDVRMHDPSVIKVGSCYYGFSTGFENDSLNPSGSITERRTCDATAATGWTKIGNVWESTPSWITTKLGATPPNIWAPDIKYFNGKYHLYYAGSRWGTSYAVMGLATATNIEGPWTDQGLVTDVNYPIDPNVDWGPDGRLYVSWGSWTGSGTYMHVLDESTGKLSTSDNNLWHIAVDIENPTIILNGGYYYLFGSKGLCCSGTNSTYYTVVGRSTSITGPYLDQSGINMASGGGTPVLAGAYPKVAAGGADAFDDGTSKFLAYHYYDGANNGQESLDIRQVTFAGGWPVLAAPLGSANNRLLNRNSAKCADVWFASTADGAAVNSGNCNGGSNQQWALTPSGSNYRLVNVNSGKCLEIPGGSTADGATTDQWTCDGGTHQLWRKTSVIGAYVTFTNVNSGLCLQVTGGSTANGVALNQASCNTGTNQQWLVV; this is encoded by the coding sequence GTGACCAGTTCCCATGCAGAAGGCATCCTCCTGCGGATACACAGACGACGGCGCCGTCCCGTCCTCGCCGCAATGCTGGCCGCCACCCTGGCCGTTATCGGTCTGCTCGCGGCCGGTCGGGCGCAGGCGCTCAGCGGTGACGTCCGTATGCACGACCCGTCCGTCATCAAGGTGGGCAGCTGTTACTACGGTTTCTCCACCGGCTTCGAGAACGACTCGCTCAACCCCAGTGGCTCCATCACCGAGCGCAGGACATGTGACGCCACCGCGGCGACCGGCTGGACCAAGATCGGCAACGTCTGGGAGTCGACGCCGTCCTGGATCACCACCAAGCTCGGTGCGACCCCGCCGAACATCTGGGCACCCGACATCAAGTACTTCAACGGCAAGTACCACCTGTACTACGCCGGTTCACGCTGGGGAACCTCGTACGCGGTGATGGGTCTCGCCACCGCGACCAACATCGAGGGCCCCTGGACCGACCAGGGCTTGGTCACCGACGTCAACTACCCCATCGACCCCAACGTCGACTGGGGACCGGACGGCCGGCTGTATGTGTCCTGGGGCTCATGGACCGGCTCCGGCACCTATATGCACGTCCTGGACGAGTCGACCGGCAAGCTGTCCACCAGCGACAACAACCTCTGGCACATCGCCGTCGACATCGAGAACCCCACGATCATTCTCAACGGCGGGTACTACTACCTCTTCGGCTCCAAGGGCCTGTGCTGCAGCGGAACCAACAGCACCTACTACACGGTGGTCGGACGGTCCACCAGCATCACCGGCCCCTACCTCGACCAGAGTGGCATCAACATGGCGTCCGGTGGCGGGACACCGGTGCTGGCGGGTGCGTATCCCAAGGTGGCGGCCGGGGGCGCGGACGCCTTCGACGACGGCACGTCGAAGTTCCTCGCCTACCACTACTACGACGGTGCCAACAACGGGCAGGAGTCCCTCGACATCCGCCAGGTCACCTTCGCGGGTGGCTGGCCCGTCCTCGCCGCGCCGCTGGGCTCCGCCAACAACCGCCTCCTGAACCGCAACAGCGCCAAGTGCGCGGACGTCTGGTTCGCGAGCACCGCCGACGGGGCAGCCGTCAACTCCGGGAACTGCAACGGCGGATCCAACCAGCAGTGGGCGCTGACCCCCTCCGGTTCGAACTACCGCCTGGTCAACGTCAACAGTGGCAAGTGCCTCGAAATCCCCGGTGGCTCCACTGCTGACGGTGCGACGACAGACCAATGGACCTGCGACGGCGGCACACACCAACTCTGGCGCAAGACGTCGGTGATCGGCGCCTATGTCACCTTCACCAATGTCAACAGCGGTCTGTGCCTACAGGTCACCGGAGGGTCGACGGCCAACGGAGTCGCTCTGAACCAGGCGAGCTGCAACACGGGCACGAACCAGCAGTGGCTCGTGGTCTGA
- a CDS encoding ABC transporter substrate-binding protein: MKTRTLPILVAAATSMAVLAACGGGTEAGSGGGSGGSGGSRTLTLASIDQGSVEDVVKAFEKANPGVKVRYTTSGADQYQQQIRTQLSSGTAPDVMSVWPGNGNPGATYVLAEPGYLRDLSDRPWAARMPEAIKSVAQYQGKTYTAVFGQNGIGAVYNEQAMANAGLTPPDTWTKLLAFCRAAKAGGTPAFALGNQDNWVTQLALYALVATTVYGDDRDFDKKMQAGQADFAGSPWLTALDKYMTMEKTGCFQKDPLGTNYEASQGLAATGKTLGIIQGNWVIALLEQKNPKGTFTLRALPATDDPSETLIPAAAGAGYGVNAKARNEELALKFVDFVMSPEGMNLFVKKQGGLPSLPGTGFAPNPSLAELSRFIGAGRTVPFMDQLWPNAKVQQTMLSGLQEIFSDQSTPKRLLAEMDTDYKAGS, from the coding sequence ATGAAGACACGCACACTCCCGATCCTGGTCGCCGCGGCGACCTCCATGGCCGTGCTGGCCGCGTGCGGTGGCGGCACCGAAGCGGGCTCCGGCGGCGGCTCGGGCGGCTCGGGTGGTTCAAGAACCCTGACGCTCGCATCGATCGACCAAGGCTCGGTCGAGGACGTCGTCAAGGCGTTCGAGAAGGCCAACCCGGGTGTCAAGGTCCGCTACACCACCAGCGGCGCCGACCAGTACCAGCAGCAGATCCGCACCCAGCTGTCCTCGGGCACAGCACCCGACGTGATGTCGGTCTGGCCCGGCAACGGCAACCCGGGTGCCACGTACGTCCTGGCCGAGCCCGGGTATCTGCGCGACCTTTCGGACCGGCCGTGGGCCGCCAGGATGCCCGAGGCGATCAAGAGCGTCGCCCAGTACCAGGGGAAGACCTACACGGCGGTCTTCGGGCAGAACGGCATAGGCGCGGTCTACAACGAGCAGGCCATGGCGAACGCCGGCCTCACTCCTCCGGACACCTGGACGAAGCTGCTCGCCTTCTGCCGGGCCGCGAAGGCCGGGGGAACCCCCGCCTTCGCCTTGGGCAACCAGGACAACTGGGTGACCCAACTGGCCCTGTACGCGCTGGTCGCCACGACCGTCTACGGCGACGACCGCGACTTCGACAAGAAGATGCAGGCGGGGCAGGCCGACTTCGCCGGCTCACCGTGGCTGACCGCCCTCGACAAGTACATGACGATGGAGAAGACGGGCTGCTTCCAGAAGGACCCCCTGGGAACCAACTACGAAGCCAGTCAAGGTCTCGCGGCAACGGGCAAGACGCTCGGCATCATCCAGGGAAACTGGGTGATCGCCCTCCTGGAGCAGAAGAACCCGAAGGGCACGTTCACGCTCCGGGCGCTGCCCGCCACCGACGATCCGTCGGAGACCCTCATACCGGCTGCCGCGGGCGCCGGCTACGGCGTCAACGCCAAGGCGAGGAACGAGGAACTCGCCCTGAAGTTCGTGGACTTCGTGATGTCCCCGGAGGGCATGAACCTGTTCGTCAAGAAACAGGGCGGCCTGCCCTCCCTGCCCGGCACGGGCTTCGCCCCGAACCCGTCGCTGGCCGAACTGTCCCGGTTCATCGGGGCCGGCCGGACCGTGCCGTTCATGGACCAGCTCTGGCCCAACGCCAAGGTCCAGCAGACCATGCTCAGCGGTCTCCAGGAGATCTTCAGCGACCAGTCCACCCCCAAGAGGCTTCTCGCCGAGATGGACACCGACTACAAGGCCGGAAGCTGA
- a CDS encoding carbohydrate ABC transporter permease: protein MNRYRPRTLALELTMIAIALVVGFPVYVLVNLALRPASDTSSPISPTTSPTLHNFTQAWQQGALGGALSNSVLVTVCSVVIVLAVSSLAAYPLARATTRWSRGTYLGFLIGLVLPFQLASLPLYQTMRDLGLLGTPWALVLFYSGLQVPFTVFLYVGFLRALPRDFEDAALLDGCTPLQGFRYVVLPMLKPVTVTALVLNTVAVWNDFFTPVLYLSGSDRQTMPVAIAGFVGQYVTDWNLIFAALVISVLPVLLVYFLLQRSIINGFAGGLRG from the coding sequence GTGAACCGCTACCGCCCCCGCACTCTCGCGCTGGAACTCACGATGATCGCCATCGCCCTGGTCGTCGGTTTCCCGGTGTACGTCCTGGTCAATCTCGCCCTGCGGCCGGCGTCGGACACCTCGTCACCGATCAGCCCGACCACCTCTCCCACGCTGCACAACTTCACCCAGGCCTGGCAACAGGGCGCGCTCGGCGGGGCGTTGTCCAACAGTGTGCTGGTGACGGTGTGCAGCGTCGTGATCGTGCTGGCGGTCTCCTCGCTCGCGGCGTACCCCCTGGCGCGTGCCACAACTCGCTGGTCCCGGGGCACCTACCTGGGCTTCCTCATCGGCCTCGTCCTCCCCTTCCAACTCGCCTCGCTGCCCCTCTACCAGACCATGCGCGACCTGGGCCTGCTCGGCACTCCGTGGGCGCTGGTCCTCTTCTACTCCGGCCTGCAGGTGCCGTTCACCGTCTTCCTCTACGTCGGCTTCCTGCGTGCCCTGCCCCGCGACTTCGAGGACGCGGCACTGCTCGACGGCTGCACCCCGCTGCAGGGATTCCGGTACGTGGTCCTGCCGATGCTCAAACCGGTCACGGTCACCGCCCTGGTGCTCAACACCGTGGCCGTGTGGAACGACTTCTTCACCCCGGTGCTGTACCTGAGCGGCAGTGACAGACAGACCATGCCGGTCGCGATCGCCGGCTTCGTCGGCCAGTACGTCACCGACTGGAACCTCATCTTCGCCGCACTGGTGATCAGCGTCCTGCCCGTCCTGCTCGTCTACTTCCTGCTGCAGCGCAGCATCATCAACGGCTTCGCGGGAGGACTGCGGGGATGA
- a CDS encoding carbohydrate ABC transporter permease, translating into MTTAPHDRLPDHDRLPDHGRRPDHERLPEVEQVSRVRVRGRMRGRARTTPPWWFALPAVLLFAFVVLVPSVRGVHYAFTDWDGLDPHFSFVGLANFSELFRDPDATRAIRHTLLIAGSITVIQNALGLLLALGVNSAIRSRNLLRVVLFAPAVITPIVTAYLWRNLLGPDGAVNSLLDAAGLDGLRQDWLGSPTVALWSVVGVIVWQFAGYSMVIFLAGLQSVPKEVHEAAAIDGAGHVRRFWSVTRPLLAPALTINLMLSIIGGIKLFDQVYALTGGGPGHATDTLSTLIYKDAFTLGEFGYSVALAVVLTIIVAVVSTGQYTVLTRNERATS; encoded by the coding sequence GTGACCACGGCCCCGCACGACAGGCTTCCGGACCATGACCGGCTTCCGGACCACGGCCGACGTCCGGACCACGAACGGCTTCCGGAAGTCGAACAGGTTTCCCGGGTCCGGGTCCGGGGCCGGATGCGGGGGCGGGCGCGAACCACACCGCCCTGGTGGTTCGCACTGCCGGCCGTGCTGCTGTTCGCCTTCGTCGTCCTGGTGCCGAGCGTCCGCGGTGTCCACTACGCCTTCACCGACTGGGACGGTCTGGATCCCCACTTCTCCTTCGTGGGGCTCGCCAACTTCTCCGAGCTGTTCCGCGATCCCGACGCGACGCGGGCCATCCGGCACACGCTGCTGATCGCCGGGTCCATCACGGTCATCCAGAACGCACTGGGCCTGCTGCTCGCACTCGGGGTCAACTCGGCCATCAGGTCCCGCAACCTGCTCAGAGTCGTCCTCTTCGCCCCGGCCGTGATCACCCCGATCGTCACCGCCTACCTCTGGCGCAACCTGCTCGGTCCCGACGGCGCGGTCAACAGCCTGCTGGACGCGGCAGGGCTGGACGGCCTGCGACAGGACTGGCTGGGCAGTCCGACGGTCGCGCTGTGGTCGGTGGTCGGAGTGATCGTCTGGCAGTTCGCGGGCTACTCGATGGTGATCTTCCTCGCGGGGCTCCAGTCGGTGCCCAAGGAGGTCCATGAGGCCGCGGCGATCGACGGCGCGGGCCACGTCCGGCGGTTCTGGTCGGTCACCCGGCCACTGCTCGCCCCGGCCCTCACCATCAACCTGATGCTGTCGATCATCGGCGGGATCAAACTCTTCGACCAGGTGTACGCGTTGACGGGCGGTGGGCCGGGACACGCGACCGACACCCTCTCGACGCTGATCTACAAAGACGCCTTCACGCTCGGGGAGTTCGGCTACAGCGTCGCCCTCGCGGTCGTCCTCACGATCATCGTGGCCGTCGTCTCGACCGGTCAGTACACCGTGCTGACCCGCAACGAGAGGGCCACGTCGTGA